The following coding sequences lie in one Heyndrickxia oleronia genomic window:
- a CDS encoding ABC transporter permease, translating into MKIVNKTDSFHQKYLQNIKKEKRWVRMFQAIILIAFFALWEMASRLHWIDPLIFSSPSKIWNLFIDKLADGSLYIHTGVTVYETILGFVLGTLLGAIIAGILWWSPILSKIFDPYLVIFNAMPKVAFGPMLIVIFGTGVSSSIAMGIIISVIVTTIVIYSGFRDVDPNYIKVLKTFGATRTQIFKEAILPATFPTIISTLKVNVGLSWVGVIVGEYLVASKGLGYLIIYGFQVFNFTLVMLSLMVVAVIATIMYQLVDLLEKKLVKTGS; encoded by the coding sequence TTGAAAATAGTGAATAAAACTGATTCCTTTCATCAAAAGTACCTGCAAAATATAAAAAAAGAAAAAAGATGGGTGCGCATGTTTCAAGCAATTATTTTAATTGCCTTCTTCGCACTATGGGAAATGGCGAGCAGACTCCATTGGATTGACCCTCTTATTTTCAGCTCACCTTCTAAGATATGGAATTTATTTATTGATAAGTTAGCTGATGGATCCCTATATATTCATACTGGTGTAACAGTCTATGAAACAATACTAGGCTTTGTATTAGGAACATTATTAGGGGCGATTATTGCAGGAATTCTTTGGTGGTCCCCAATACTCTCAAAAATTTTTGATCCCTATCTAGTTATTTTTAATGCGATGCCTAAAGTTGCATTTGGTCCAATGCTAATAGTTATATTTGGAACTGGAGTATCATCAAGTATTGCTATGGGAATCATCATATCCGTTATTGTAACAACCATAGTCATTTATTCCGGTTTCCGTGATGTAGACCCAAACTATATAAAGGTACTAAAAACATTTGGTGCTACACGAACCCAAATATTCAAGGAAGCCATATTACCAGCCACTTTTCCTACTATTATTTCAACTTTAAAGGTCAATGTAGGATTATCATGGGTTGGAGTAATCGTTGGAGAATATTTAGTCGCTTCTAAAGGACTAGGATATTTAATTATCTATGGATTTCAAGTTTTCAACTTTACCCTTGTTATGCTTTCATTAATGGTAGTGGCCGTTATAGCAACCATTATGTATCAATTAGTAGATCTACTTGAAAAGAAATTGGTGAAAACTGGATCATAG
- a CDS encoding DUF2584 domain-containing protein, whose protein sequence is MGMPLELNTMIVTKGKEQRLEENLFILEKDDYRLYPIEIPLDIRRSKESDTSGTAVIKKMEWENGKTRIIYQLVSLNSIN, encoded by the coding sequence ATGGGTATGCCATTAGAACTAAATACAATGATTGTAACAAAAGGTAAGGAACAGAGATTAGAGGAGAATCTATTTATTTTAGAGAAAGATGATTATCGTCTGTATCCAATTGAAATCCCATTAGATATTCGTCGATCAAAAGAAAGCGATACAAGCGGGACAGCAGTGATTAAAAAGATGGAGTGGGAAAACGGAAAAACGAGAATTATTTATCAACTTGTTTCTTTAAATTCGATAAACTAA
- a CDS encoding gamma carbonic anhydrase family protein, producing MIYPYKGKLPKIADSAYIADYVTISGDVEIGEESSIWFNTTIRGDVAPTIIGKKVNIQDNSVLHQSPNNPLIIEDEVTIGHQVILHSCKIRKKALIGMGSIILDRAEIGEGAFIGAGSLVPQGKVIPPNTLAFGRPAKVIRTLNNEDIQDMIRISKEYAEKGKYYKSIQK from the coding sequence ATGATTTACCCATATAAGGGGAAACTGCCTAAAATTGCTGATTCGGCATATATTGCAGATTATGTCACGATTTCTGGAGATGTAGAAATCGGTGAAGAATCTAGTATTTGGTTTAATACGACCATTCGTGGGGATGTTGCACCAACTATTATTGGGAAAAAAGTAAATATACAAGATAATTCAGTCTTACATCAAAGCCCAAATAATCCATTAATTATTGAAGATGAAGTAACCATAGGACATCAAGTAATTTTACATAGCTGTAAAATTAGAAAGAAAGCACTTATTGGGATGGGGTCGATTATTTTAGATCGTGCAGAAATCGGTGAAGGAGCATTTATCGGAGCTGGTAGTCTCGTCCCCCAAGGGAAAGTCATTCCTCCAAATACACTAGCCTTTGGCAGACCGGCAAAAGTGATTAGAACATTAAACAATGAGGATATCCAAGATATGATTAGAATTTCAAAAGAATATGCTGAAAAAGGGAAATACTATAAATCAATACAAAAGTAA
- the metK gene encoding methionine adenosyltransferase — protein sequence MTKKRRLFTSESVTEGHPDKICDQISDGILDAILAKDPNARVACETSVTTGLVLVAGEITTSTYVDIPKIVRETIKGIGYTRAKYGFDAETCAVLTSIDEQSADIAMGVDKALEAREGQMSEEEIEAIGAGDQGLMFGFACNETKELMPLPISLAHKLARRISEVRKEDILPYLRPDAKTQVTVEYDENDKPVRIDTIVISTQHHPEISLEQIQRNVKEYVINPVVPKELIDENTKYFINPTGRFVIGGPQGDAGLTGRKIIVDTYGGYARHGGGAFSGKDPTKVDRSAAYAARYVAKNIVAAGLADKCEVQLAYAIGVAQPVSISIDTFGTGKVEEDILIEAVRKHFDLRPAGIIKMLDLRRPIYKQTAAYGHFGRHDLDLPWERTDKAEALRDFSL from the coding sequence ATGACAAAAAAGCGTCGTTTATTCACATCTGAATCTGTAACAGAAGGTCATCCAGATAAAATCTGTGATCAAATTTCTGATGGGATTTTAGATGCAATTTTAGCTAAAGATCCAAATGCTCGTGTAGCATGTGAAACATCTGTAACTACAGGGCTTGTACTTGTTGCTGGTGAAATTACAACAAGTACATATGTGGATATTCCGAAAATTGTTCGTGAAACAATTAAAGGAATTGGATATACTCGTGCAAAATATGGCTTTGACGCAGAAACATGTGCAGTGCTAACTTCTATTGATGAACAATCTGCAGATATTGCAATGGGTGTAGATAAAGCATTAGAAGCTCGTGAAGGTCAGATGTCTGAAGAGGAAATTGAGGCTATTGGTGCAGGTGACCAAGGGTTAATGTTTGGATTTGCATGTAATGAAACAAAAGAATTAATGCCATTACCTATTTCCTTAGCTCATAAGCTAGCACGAAGAATTTCTGAAGTTCGTAAAGAGGATATTCTTCCATATTTGCGTCCTGATGCTAAAACCCAGGTAACAGTTGAATATGATGAAAATGACAAACCTGTTCGTATTGATACAATTGTCATATCTACTCAGCATCATCCGGAAATAAGCTTAGAACAAATTCAACGTAATGTGAAAGAATATGTGATTAATCCAGTAGTTCCAAAAGAGTTAATCGATGAAAATACCAAATATTTTATTAATCCGACTGGTCGTTTCGTAATTGGTGGACCACAAGGTGATGCTGGTTTAACAGGTCGTAAAATAATTGTTGATACTTATGGTGGCTATGCACGTCATGGTGGCGGAGCATTCTCTGGTAAAGATCCTACAAAAGTTGACCGTTCAGCAGCTTACGCGGCTAGATATGTTGCTAAGAATATTGTAGCTGCAGGTCTTGCTGATAAGTGTGAAGTTCAACTTGCTTACGCGATTGGGGTAGCTCAACCGGTGTCTATTTCAATTGATACATTTGGAACAGGGAAGGTTGAAGAGGATATCTTAATCGAAGCAGTTAGAAAGCATTTTGACCTACGTCCAGCTGGGATTATTAAAATGCTTGATTTGCGCCGTCCAATTTACAAGCAAACAGCTGCATATGGCCATTTCGGTCGTCATGATCTTGATCTTCCATGGGAGAGAACAGACAAAGCAGAAGCATTACGTGACTTTTCACTTTAA
- a CDS encoding C39 family peptidase, whose protein sequence is MKSILSIFAIFLLASIVFLFGYINKEDNSFAFEENQKLTETLSASDQYKIIKLKDKVLLDIPVISQFPELARGCEVTSLSMLLLAAGINKDKMALASEIEKDPTPQSVVNGKVYFGNPHKGFVGNIYTYDQPGLGVYVEPIVKLAEKYLPGKIVNLTNSTFEDLKIYLSDKRPVWVIINTKYQQLSDSYFKTWYTEEGPIRVTSKEHSVLVTGYDKEYIYFNDPLTGTKNKKAPIVDFKKAWVQMGSQAITFQN, encoded by the coding sequence ATGAAATCTATTCTCTCTATTTTTGCTATTTTTCTATTGGCATCTATTGTTTTTTTATTTGGTTATATAAATAAAGAAGATAACAGCTTTGCCTTTGAGGAAAATCAAAAATTGACAGAAACCTTGTCTGCTTCAGATCAATATAAAATTATTAAACTAAAAGATAAGGTCCTTCTTGATATACCTGTTATTTCTCAATTTCCTGAGTTGGCACGCGGCTGTGAAGTAACAAGCCTATCGATGCTTCTACTAGCAGCTGGAATTAATAAGGATAAGATGGCTTTAGCGAGTGAAATTGAAAAAGATCCGACTCCTCAATCTGTAGTCAATGGAAAAGTGTATTTTGGGAATCCACATAAGGGGTTTGTTGGCAATATATATACATATGATCAACCAGGATTAGGAGTGTATGTTGAACCTATAGTTAAACTGGCTGAAAAATATTTACCTGGGAAAATTGTCAATTTAACGAATTCAACATTTGAAGACTTAAAAATATATTTATCAGATAAACGTCCAGTATGGGTTATTATTAATACAAAGTATCAACAACTTTCGGATTCTTACTTCAAAACATGGTACACCGAAGAGGGACCCATTCGAGTTACTAGTAAGGAACACTCTGTATTAGTCACTGGGTATGATAAGGAATATATTTATTTTAACGATCCACTAACAGGAACAAAAAATAAAAAAGCACCCATTGTCGACTTTAAAAAAGCCTGGGTGCAAATGGGCAGCCAAGCAATTACATTCCAAAATTAG
- a CDS encoding ABC transporter ATP-binding protein: MSFLTVENIHHSYFTPKTVTTALKDINFSVEKGEFISLVGPSGCGKTTMLSILSGLIQPTQGSVIIDGQSLDNQVRSIGYMLQQDYLFPWKTIEENILLGLKLKNKLSIESKQKSLELLKEIGLEGVEKQYPRQLSGGMRQRAALVRTLAINPKILLLDEPFSALDYQTKLKLEDLVFETLKAYQKTAVLVTHDIGEAISMSDRILLFAAKPGRLHKIFTVPEQLRELRPFDVRSKEEYSTLFQEIWKELESLENSE, translated from the coding sequence ATGAGCTTCCTAACTGTAGAAAATATCCATCACAGTTATTTCACCCCCAAAACAGTAACAACTGCATTAAAGGACATAAACTTTAGCGTAGAGAAAGGAGAATTTATTTCGTTAGTTGGCCCAAGTGGTTGTGGTAAAACGACTATGTTATCAATTCTATCCGGTTTAATTCAACCGACACAAGGATCTGTCATCATTGACGGTCAGTCCCTGGATAATCAGGTTCGTTCGATCGGTTATATGCTTCAACAAGATTACTTATTCCCCTGGAAAACGATTGAAGAAAATATTTTATTAGGATTAAAACTTAAAAATAAATTATCAATAGAGTCAAAACAAAAATCATTAGAACTATTAAAGGAAATAGGTTTAGAAGGTGTGGAAAAACAATACCCTCGCCAACTTTCTGGAGGGATGAGACAACGTGCTGCTTTAGTTAGAACCCTTGCCATTAATCCTAAAATTTTGTTATTAGATGAACCGTTCTCTGCGCTTGATTACCAAACAAAGTTAAAACTTGAGGATTTAGTATTTGAAACACTGAAAGCCTACCAAAAAACAGCCGTCTTAGTTACACATGATATCGGAGAAGCTATTTCAATGAGTGATCGGATCTTGTTATTTGCTGCTAAACCAGGCAGACTCCATAAAATATTTACTGTACCTGAACAGCTAAGAGAGCTTCGCCCATTCGATGTTAGAAGTAAAGAAGAATATTCTACATTATTTCAAGAAATATGGAAGGAGCTGGAGTCACTTGAAAATAGTGAATAA
- the asnB gene encoding asparagine synthase (glutamine-hydrolyzing) → MCGFVGCIHDREIGLRDSDRQLFKNMNDIITHRGPDDEGFFEDEHIQFGFRRLSIIDIESGHQPLTYENERYWIIFNGEIYNYVELRNELIEMGLTFETSSDTEVIIALYSHYKEKAVEKLRGMFAFTIWDKQEQVLIGARDPFGIKPFFYREEEKRTFFASEKKSILLAMDHEELNYDAAQHYMTYQFVPEPETMTKGIKKLEPGHYFTKKPGEKMKIERYWKASFQPVQKSEDEFVKEIRDVLFDSVNVHMRSDVPVGSFLSGGIDSSIIASIAKQYHPNIKTFSVGFEHNGFSEIDVAKETAEKLGVENISYIISPEEYMKELPKIIWHLDDPLADPACVPLYFVAREARKHVTVVLSGEGADELFGGYNIYREPQSLEVFDKIPAIGKSLLKALAKILPEGVKGKSFIERGVTPMEQRYIGNAKMYTEAEKKDLLAQYRTGIDYTDITKPLYAETKGYDPVDRMQYIDIHTWMRGDILLKADKMTMAHSLELRVPFLDKEVFKIASKIPTSLKTANNTTKYILRKAAEGVVPDHVLNRKKLGFPVPIRHWLKNEMNDWAKQIIHESATDHIINKHYVLNLLEEHCQGKMDHSRKIWTVLVFMIWHAVYVEEKYDFQKQYKLSAATL, encoded by the coding sequence ATGTGTGGATTTGTTGGTTGTATTCATGACCGAGAGATTGGTTTAAGAGATTCGGATAGACAGCTTTTTAAGAATATGAATGATATTATTACACATCGTGGACCAGATGATGAAGGTTTTTTTGAAGATGAGCATATCCAATTTGGTTTCCGCAGATTAAGTATTATTGATATAGAAAGTGGACACCAGCCATTAACCTATGAAAATGAGCGCTATTGGATTATTTTTAATGGTGAAATATATAATTATGTTGAGCTCAGAAATGAACTAATTGAGATGGGACTTACTTTTGAAACTTCTTCAGATACAGAAGTAATTATTGCTCTTTATAGTCATTATAAAGAAAAAGCGGTGGAGAAACTTAGGGGAATGTTTGCTTTTACGATTTGGGATAAACAAGAGCAAGTTTTAATTGGTGCTCGCGATCCATTCGGCATTAAACCATTTTTCTATCGTGAAGAAGAAAAACGGACATTCTTTGCATCAGAGAAGAAAAGTATTCTACTTGCAATGGACCATGAAGAGCTTAATTATGATGCAGCACAACATTATATGACCTATCAATTTGTTCCTGAACCAGAAACAATGACAAAAGGAATAAAAAAATTAGAACCAGGACATTATTTTACGAAAAAGCCTGGAGAGAAGATGAAGATTGAACGTTATTGGAAAGCCTCTTTCCAACCAGTTCAAAAATCAGAGGATGAATTTGTTAAAGAAATTAGGGATGTATTATTTGATTCAGTAAACGTCCATATGCGAAGTGATGTTCCGGTAGGATCCTTCTTATCTGGAGGTATTGATTCTTCAATTATCGCATCTATTGCCAAGCAATATCATCCGAACATTAAAACATTTTCAGTTGGTTTTGAACATAATGGGTTTAGTGAAATTGATGTGGCTAAGGAAACAGCAGAAAAATTAGGTGTTGAGAATATTAGTTATATCATCTCACCTGAAGAATATATGAAAGAACTTCCTAAAATCATCTGGCATTTAGATGATCCACTTGCTGATCCTGCATGTGTTCCATTGTATTTCGTCGCACGTGAAGCGAGAAAACATGTAACTGTTGTATTATCTGGTGAAGGTGCAGACGAGCTATTTGGTGGATATAATATTTATCGTGAACCGCAATCATTAGAAGTGTTTGACAAAATTCCTGCGATTGGAAAATCTTTGTTAAAAGCATTAGCAAAAATTTTACCTGAGGGAGTAAAAGGAAAAAGCTTTATTGAACGCGGTGTGACTCCAATGGAACAAAGATATATTGGAAATGCCAAAATGTATACTGAAGCAGAGAAAAAGGATTTATTAGCTCAGTATCGAACAGGTATAGATTATACAGATATAACTAAACCACTTTATGCAGAAACAAAAGGATATGATCCGGTTGATCGTATGCAGTACATTGATATCCATACATGGATGCGTGGAGATATTCTTTTAAAGGCAGATAAAATGACAATGGCACATTCCTTGGAATTGCGCGTTCCATTTTTAGATAAAGAAGTATTTAAAATCGCATCGAAAATACCAACTAGTTTAAAAACAGCAAATAATACAACCAAATATATTTTAAGAAAAGCGGCTGAAGGGGTTGTACCTGATCATGTTCTTAATCGAAAGAAATTAGGATTTCCCGTCCCAATTCGCCACTGGTTAAAAAATGAAATGAATGATTGGGCGAAACAAATCATTCATGAAAGTGCAACTGATCATATTATTAATAAACATTATGTTTTGAATTTATTAGAGGAGCACTGTCAAGGAAAAATGGATCATAGCCGTAAAATTTGGACGGTTCTTGTATTTATGATCTGGCATGCAGTGTATGTTGAAGAGAAATACGATTTCCAGAAACAATATAAGCTATCAGCTGCAACATTATAA
- the pckA gene encoding phosphoenolpyruvate carboxykinase (ATP), protein MKSVAFSNTLAEILTGKNVLSQLSVPQLVEKVLQRKEGKLTSTGAVCAETGKYTGRSPKDKYIVEEASTKDLIDWGSVNQPISEESFDKLYKKVSNYLKEQNEIFVFNGFAGADNKSRLPIQVVNEYAWHNLFAHQLFIRPTEDELQTHQAEFTILSAPNVKADPTTDGTNSETFIAVSFERRIILIGGTEYAGEMKKGIFSIMNYLLPQKDILPMHCSANVGAEGDVALFFGLSGTGKTTLSADPNRRLIGDDEHGWSSNGVFNIEGGCYAKCIGLTREKEPQIFDAIRFGSVLENVVIDSKTRLPLYEDATLTENTRAAYPIQAIDNIIEPSIAGHPQTIVFLTADAFGVLPPISKLTKEQAMYHFLSGYTSKLAGTERGITSPEATFSTCFGSPFLPLPATVYAEMLGKKIDEHGVQVFLVNTGWTGGEYGVGSRMKLSYTRAMVQASLEGELTHVETSQDEIFGLHIPLHVPGVPDEVLIPNKTWTNQQEYTDKAKELAAKFNANFKKFHNVPQEIEVNGGPIFK, encoded by the coding sequence ATGAAATCTGTCGCATTTTCAAATACATTAGCTGAAATTTTAACTGGAAAAAATGTGTTATCCCAACTATCTGTTCCTCAATTAGTGGAAAAAGTGTTACAACGTAAAGAGGGAAAATTAACATCAACTGGTGCTGTTTGTGCTGAAACTGGTAAATATACTGGCCGCTCCCCTAAAGATAAATATATTGTTGAAGAAGCTTCTACAAAAGATCTTATTGATTGGGGTTCTGTAAACCAACCAATTTCGGAGGAATCATTTGATAAGCTATATAAAAAAGTTAGTAATTATCTTAAGGAACAAAATGAAATATTTGTTTTTAATGGTTTTGCAGGTGCAGATAATAAGAGTCGCTTACCGATTCAAGTAGTAAATGAATATGCATGGCATAATCTATTTGCACATCAATTATTTATCCGTCCAACTGAAGATGAATTACAAACACATCAAGCAGAGTTTACCATATTGTCAGCACCGAATGTGAAAGCGGATCCAACGACCGATGGAACTAACTCTGAAACATTTATCGCTGTTTCATTTGAACGTCGTATAATCTTAATTGGTGGAACTGAGTATGCTGGAGAAATGAAAAAAGGAATTTTCTCCATTATGAACTATCTACTACCTCAAAAAGACATCCTACCTATGCACTGTTCTGCCAATGTTGGAGCAGAGGGTGATGTTGCGTTATTTTTCGGATTATCAGGTACAGGAAAAACTACACTATCCGCTGATCCAAATCGCCGTCTAATCGGGGATGACGAACATGGATGGTCTTCAAATGGAGTTTTCAATATTGAAGGCGGCTGCTATGCAAAATGCATTGGATTAACAAGAGAAAAAGAACCACAAATTTTTGATGCCATTCGCTTTGGTTCTGTCTTAGAAAATGTCGTTATAGATTCAAAAACTAGACTTCCCCTTTATGAGGATGCTACATTAACTGAAAATACACGAGCTGCTTATCCAATTCAAGCGATTGATAATATTATCGAACCGAGTATTGCTGGCCATCCACAAACAATAGTATTTTTAACTGCTGATGCATTTGGAGTGTTACCTCCTATTAGCAAGCTTACGAAAGAACAAGCTATGTATCATTTCCTAAGTGGCTACACTTCAAAATTAGCAGGTACAGAGCGTGGAATTACTTCACCTGAAGCTACATTCTCAACTTGCTTTGGTTCACCATTCCTTCCATTACCTGCAACAGTGTATGCAGAAATGCTTGGTAAAAAGATTGATGAACATGGGGTTCAAGTCTTTCTTGTCAACACAGGTTGGACTGGCGGAGAATATGGTGTTGGTAGCCGAATGAAATTAAGCTATACTCGTGCAATGGTGCAAGCTTCACTTGAAGGTGAATTAACTCATGTTGAAACGTCACAAGATGAAATTTTTGGACTGCATATCCCATTACATGTTCCTGGTGTACCAGATGAAGTGTTAATCCCAAATAAAACATGGACGAATCAACAGGAATATACAGATAAAGCAAAAGAGCTTGCTGCAAAATTCAACGCTAATTTCAAAAAATTCCACAATGTACCACAAGAAATTGAGGTAAATGGCGGACCGATTTTTAAATAA
- a CDS encoding ABC transporter substrate-binding protein translates to MKKWVKLSFSLLIVSILIFSLGACSKKESLKKVRVAEVTRSVFYTPQYVALEKGFFKDEGLDVELKTTAGGDKTMTTLLSNGADVALVGSETSIYVYAQGAEDPVINFAQLTRTDGTFLVSREKIDNFSWDQLKGSTFLGQRKGGMPQMVGEFVIKENGIDPHKDLNLIQNIDFANVANAFASGTGDYVQLFEPTASVFEKEGKGHIIASFGEESGSVPYTDYMAKESYIKDNSETLEKFVRAVYKAAKWIEENDSKEVAKVVQPFFENIDLDILATSIERYQKQGSFGTDLILNEEGWNRLQDIMEEAGELPKRVDYKTLVNTSIAEKALNNK, encoded by the coding sequence ATGAAAAAATGGGTTAAGCTTAGCTTCTCACTCTTGATCGTATCCATTCTGATTTTTTCTCTTGGAGCATGCTCAAAGAAGGAATCCTTAAAGAAAGTAAGAGTAGCGGAAGTAACACGTTCAGTGTTTTACACTCCTCAATATGTAGCACTTGAAAAAGGATTTTTCAAAGATGAAGGATTAGATGTTGAATTAAAGACAACTGCTGGCGGTGATAAGACCATGACTACTTTATTATCAAATGGTGCAGATGTAGCACTCGTTGGTTCAGAAACATCTATTTACGTTTATGCACAAGGTGCAGAAGATCCGGTTATAAATTTTGCACAGCTAACCAGAACCGACGGTACTTTTCTTGTATCTAGAGAAAAAATTGATAATTTTTCGTGGGATCAGTTAAAAGGCTCTACATTCCTTGGTCAAAGAAAAGGTGGAATGCCTCAAATGGTTGGGGAGTTCGTCATAAAGGAGAATGGAATTGATCCCCATAAGGATTTAAATTTAATACAAAATATTGATTTTGCCAATGTAGCGAATGCCTTTGCCTCAGGTACTGGAGATTATGTTCAATTATTCGAACCTACGGCCTCTGTCTTTGAGAAGGAAGGGAAAGGTCATATTATTGCCTCCTTTGGTGAAGAGTCTGGAAGTGTTCCATATACAGATTATATGGCAAAGGAAAGTTATATAAAGGACAATAGTGAAACCCTTGAAAAATTCGTTCGTGCCGTATATAAAGCGGCAAAGTGGATAGAGGAAAATGATTCAAAAGAAGTGGCGAAAGTGGTTCAACCATTTTTTGAGAATATAGACTTAGATATACTAGCTACTTCCATAGAAAGATATCAAAAACAAGGATCTTTCGGAACAGATCTTATTTTAAATGAAGAAGGATGGAATAGACTTCAAGATATTATGGAGGAAGCTGGTGAGCTTCCAAAAAGGGTAGATTATAAAACATTAGTTAATACATCTATTGCTGAAAAAGCATTAAATAACAAATAA
- a CDS encoding alpha/beta hydrolase family protein: MYMITYWSDELRVKGLLAEPKDEQIYDGFLYLRGGIKSVGMVRPARIGQFAAEGFIVFAPFYRGNRGGEGNEDFAGNDRVDAYAAFDLLKQYHRVNSKRIHIFGFSRGGIMALHTAIARKEALSVVTWGGVSDMILTYEERKDLRKMLKRVIGGTPNKYPERYQDRTPLFFIEKLTQPILIIHGEKDENVSIEHAKRLEERLTSFGRKVETWYFANYTHYFPPAMNRQIVNDLCSWMKSKHEA; encoded by the coding sequence ATGTATATGATTACATATTGGTCTGATGAATTAAGAGTAAAGGGATTATTAGCAGAACCGAAGGATGAACAAATATATGATGGTTTTCTCTATCTAAGGGGAGGGATAAAAAGTGTGGGGATGGTTCGTCCAGCTAGAATTGGACAATTTGCTGCGGAGGGATTTATCGTCTTTGCTCCCTTTTACCGTGGTAATAGGGGGGGAGAAGGAAATGAAGATTTTGCAGGAAATGATCGAGTAGATGCATACGCTGCATTCGATCTACTTAAACAATATCATCGAGTAAATAGTAAACGAATCCATATTTTTGGTTTTTCTAGAGGGGGAATCATGGCATTACATACAGCGATAGCACGCAAAGAAGCATTATCAGTTGTCACTTGGGGAGGGGTATCTGACATGATTCTAACTTATGAAGAAAGAAAAGATTTGCGAAAAATGCTCAAGAGGGTTATAGGTGGCACGCCGAATAAATACCCAGAACGATATCAGGATCGTACGCCACTATTTTTCATTGAAAAACTAACCCAACCCATCTTGATCATACATGGGGAAAAAGATGAAAATGTATCTATTGAACATGCAAAAAGATTGGAGGAACGATTAACCTCATTTGGAAGGAAAGTGGAAACTTGGTATTTTGCTAATTATACTCATTATTTTCCACCAGCAATGAATCGGCAAATCGTCAATGATTTATGTTCATGGATGAAAAGTAAGCATGAAGCATGA
- a CDS encoding alpha/beta hydrolase: MWKWEADEDPKAVIVIVHGAMEHHGRYNWLIEMWRSSGFHVIMGDLPGQGMTSRSQRGHIESFDEYIFEIKDWVQTSYQFNVPVFLLGHSMGGLAVIRTIQEEKLNLAGVILSAPCLDLVKYPSSFLGVLSIFLNRVAPQLKFSSGLSIESVTRNEEAKDLALNDTLYVTKVSVRWYRELLKAMKLATSKISNVPDIPLLVLQGGNDKIINKLAVNDWFNKVSLSEKQYKIWPESYHEIFSEPEREEVFQYAKNFVETRLSSLGYIIK, encoded by the coding sequence ATGTGGAAATGGGAAGCCGATGAAGATCCAAAAGCTGTCATTGTTATCGTTCACGGTGCGATGGAACATCATGGAAGATATAATTGGCTTATTGAGATGTGGCGATCTTCAGGATTTCATGTGATTATGGGTGATCTACCTGGACAAGGAATGACAAGTAGATCGCAGCGAGGGCATATCGAATCCTTTGATGAATATATTTTTGAAATAAAAGATTGGGTACAAACTTCTTATCAATTTAATGTACCGGTATTTTTATTAGGACATAGTATGGGAGGACTTGCGGTTATTCGAACAATCCAAGAGGAAAAGTTAAATTTAGCAGGTGTTATCCTCTCTGCACCATGTTTAGATTTAGTAAAATATCCATCGAGTTTTTTAGGAGTGTTATCGATATTTTTAAATCGTGTTGCTCCCCAATTAAAATTCTCAAGTGGATTATCCATTGAGTCAGTGACAAGAAATGAAGAGGCGAAGGATTTGGCATTAAACGATACACTATATGTTACTAAAGTTTCAGTTAGATGGTATCGGGAGCTTTTAAAGGCGATGAAATTAGCTACTTCAAAAATATCAAATGTACCAGATATTCCTTTACTCGTGTTACAAGGTGGAAATGATAAAATTATTAATAAGTTAGCAGTGAATGATTGGTTTAATAAAGTTTCACTATCTGAGAAACAGTACAAAATATGGCCAGAAAGTTATCACGAAATATTTAGTGAACCTGAACGAGAAGAGGTATTCCAATATGCGAAAAATTTTGTGGAAACAAGACTGAGTTCATTAGGTTATATCATAAAATGA